In Spinacia oleracea cultivar Varoflay chromosome 5, BTI_SOV_V1, whole genome shotgun sequence, a single window of DNA contains:
- the LOC110806152 gene encoding uncharacterized protein, with the protein MCSPLFPTTTTTTMEEREFLAISKLGFLSKLTFIVVIIIFNAIEQIEGSIHDYRNEKFIPQSNAFFFHGGSEGLYASMLSDHSSSSEKSSKGRSFIRFESITFTRTKESAEKQNEWQQYTSTVEAIIVEVKDRERIGGTYLKTDAICCNQTLANEGHCKIGEVIMQPNPEKPEWPKRIKIFFEGKNDKALMHLQSVDINSTGMYYLYFMYCDPTLKGTTINGRTLWKNPDGYLPGKMTPLMKFYGFMSLAYLLLGLGWLLRFVQFWKDIIQLHYHITAVIALGMLEMALWYFDYSNLNATGVRPMGVTMWAVTFTAVKKTLSRLLLLVVSMGYGVVKPTLGAISSKVMLFGAVYFLASEALELYEHLGNINDFIGKTKLVLVLPVVFMDTCFILWIFSSLSNTLEKLQIRRSMAKLDLYRKFTNALAIFVVLSIAWIGYELYFNATDPLGELWRFAWIIPAFWALLAYSLLVVICILWAPSHNPTRYAYLEESGDDLDEEGVSLTSSGVKVGADMGNMLERKERKVSSTTDHVFVGVREELEEDKRE; encoded by the exons ATGTGTTCACCCCTTtttccaacaacaacaacaacaacaatggaggagagagaatttctAGCGAtatcaaaattagggtttttatcAAAACTTACATTCATCGtcgtcatcatcatcttcaatgCAATCGAGCAAATAGAAGGTTCAATTCACGATTACAGAAATGAAAAATTCATTCCTCAGTCTAATGCATTCTTCTTCCATGGCGGAAGTGAAGGTCTCTATGCTTCTATGCTCTCCGATCACTCTTCATCATCCGAAAAAAGTTCCAAAGGAAGGTCTTTTATCAG ATTTGAATCCATCACTTTTACGAGAACAAAGGAGTCTGCAGAGAAGCAGAACGAATGGCAGCAGTATACTAGTACAGTGGAAGCTATCATAGTTGAGGTGAAAGACCGAGAAAGGATCGGTGGAACATACCTTAAAACCGATGCAATTTGTTGCAACCAAACCCTCGCGAATGAGGGGCATTGCAAGATAGGTGAGGTTATAATGCAGCCCAATCCGGAAAAGCCTGAATGGCCTAAACGGATCAAGATCTTCTTTGAAGGAAAGAATGACAAGGCCTTGATGCATCTCCAGTCTGTTGACATTAACAGCACGGGAATGTATTATCTGTACTTTATGTACTGTGATCCGACATTGAAGGGTACAACAATAAATGGAAGAACGTTATGGAAAAATCCGGACGGTTATTTGCCTGGAAAAATGACTCCTTTGATGAAATTTTATGGTTTCATGTCTTTAGCATACCTCTTGCTGGGACTAGGTTGGTTACTGCGGTTTGTTCAGTTCTGGAAAGATATAATACAGCTGCACTATCACATTACAGCAGTGATTGCCCTTGGTATGCTTGAAATGGCATTATGGTATTTTGACTATTCAAATCTGAATGCCACAGGTGTTAGACCAATGGGGGTCACTATGTGGGCAGTAACCTTTACCGCCGTTAAAAAGACACTCTCCCGCCTTCTCCTCCTGGTTGTCTCCATGGGATATGGTGTGGTTAAACCAACTTTAGGGGCTATTTCATCGAAGGTTATGCTTTTCGGAGCTGTATACTTTTTAGCATCTGAAGCGCTGGAACTATATGAACATTTGGGCAACATTAATGATTTTATTGGGAAAACGAAATTAGTTCTGGTGTTGCCTGTTGTGTTTATGGACACGTGCTTCATTCTGTGGatcttctcttctctttcaaACACTCTGGAGAAGTTGCAG ATCCGCAGAAGCATGGCTAAGTTAGATCTCTACCGGAAATTTACAAATGCTCTTGCGATATTTGTTGTGCTTTCAATTGCTTGGATTGGTTATGAG TTGTATTTTAATGCAACGGATCCTTTGGGTGAGCTGTGGCGGTTTGCATGGATCATTCCTGCcttttgggctttgcttgcgtACTCTCTCTTAGTTGTGATATGTATTCTCTGGGCTCCTTCCCACAATCCTACAAG GTATGCCTATTTGGAAGAGTCAGGTGATGACTTAGATGAAGAGGGCGTATCACTGACAAGTAGTGGGGTCAAGGTTGGCGCTGATATGGGAAACATGCTCGAAAGGAAAGAGAGAAAAGTTTCAAGCACAACAGATCACGTTTTTGTTGGGGTTAGGGAGGAACTGGAGGAGGACAAGAGAGAGTAA